Proteins encoded in a region of the Sphingopyxis sp. OAS728 genome:
- a CDS encoding FliH/SctL family protein, translating to MSDRASENGFAPVSLADAMARSSGFRPMVFAPAATMAQVAEHESLDELDLDDPFALGLAEGQRLAEAAFVTERHQLLTLLAGAEALQDEPSEELAQLIAETVERLVRQIVATAPIDTEWLQAQAETAAAMVADADKARTLWVHPDDAALLADAPLAMAVESDAAMMRGTVRLETSTGWIEHGRAVYLDELRTALGTGEAA from the coding sequence ATGTCTGATCGCGCGTCCGAAAACGGCTTCGCGCCCGTCTCGCTCGCCGATGCAATGGCGCGCAGCAGCGGCTTTCGCCCGATGGTCTTCGCACCCGCGGCAACCATGGCGCAGGTAGCGGAGCATGAAAGCCTCGACGAGCTCGACCTCGACGATCCCTTCGCGCTCGGTCTCGCCGAAGGCCAGCGCCTTGCCGAAGCCGCCTTCGTCACCGAGCGTCACCAGCTCCTCACCCTGCTCGCCGGCGCCGAAGCGCTGCAGGACGAGCCGAGCGAAGAACTCGCACAGCTGATCGCCGAAACCGTCGAGCGGCTCGTCCGCCAGATCGTCGCGACCGCGCCGATCGACACCGAATGGCTGCAGGCGCAGGCCGAGACCGCCGCCGCGATGGTCGCCGATGCCGACAAGGCGCGCACCCTGTGGGTTCATCCCGACGACGCTGCGCTGCTCGCCGACGCGCCGCTGGCGATGGCGGTCGAGAGCGACGCCGCGATGATGCGCGGCACCGTCCGCCTCGAAACCTCGACCGGCTGGATCGAACATGGTCGCGCCGTCTATCTCGACGAGCTGCGCACCGCGCTCGGCACCGGAGAGGCCGCATGA
- a CDS encoding FliI/YscN family ATPase yields the protein MTRRLAMSAQQLLDPVDLTGASPRRIGTLVAHEGIMLEVSGFPQPLGSNVRIKSADNDYVYGEVVGFRGHRSLVLPFDMNKPLVTGAPVEPHGASSMVPVGKALLGRIMDAQGNPLDGRPAIKSQFQWPLAGRKVNPLRRGRVTKPLNMGVRAINGLLTVGEGQRVAIIAGSGVGKSVLMGQMIAGTECDVIVVGLIGERSREVSDFVETKLPPEVRKKSVVVAVPADHPPLLRLRAAMRATAIAEAFRAEGKKVLLLIDSLTRVAHAQREIGLTLGEPPTMKGYPPSVFALIPSLCERAGIDRVTGGSVTALYTVLADGGDIDDPVVDSARAIVDGHIILSRQLAEQGVYPAIDVARSLSRTMVDSVDPEHAAAAARFRQLWSVYEENRDLMLMGAYVAGADPVLDTAIARHADQIAFVSQPAKAQVDFSNSRQALIEGYSA from the coding sequence ATGACGCGCCGCCTCGCCATGAGCGCGCAGCAGCTGCTCGACCCTGTCGACCTGACGGGCGCCAGCCCGCGCCGCATCGGCACGCTCGTCGCGCACGAGGGCATCATGCTCGAAGTGTCGGGTTTCCCGCAGCCACTGGGCAGCAACGTCCGCATCAAGTCGGCCGACAATGATTATGTCTATGGCGAAGTCGTCGGCTTCCGCGGCCACCGCAGCCTCGTCCTGCCCTTCGACATGAACAAGCCGCTGGTCACCGGCGCGCCGGTCGAACCGCATGGCGCCAGCTCGATGGTTCCCGTCGGCAAGGCGCTGCTCGGCCGCATCATGGACGCACAGGGCAATCCGCTCGACGGCCGTCCGGCGATCAAGTCGCAATTCCAGTGGCCGCTCGCCGGCCGCAAGGTCAATCCGCTGCGCCGCGGCCGCGTCACCAAGCCGCTCAACATGGGCGTGCGCGCGATCAACGGGCTGCTCACCGTCGGCGAAGGCCAGCGCGTCGCGATCATCGCGGGCTCGGGCGTCGGCAAATCGGTGCTGATGGGCCAGATGATCGCGGGCACCGAATGCGATGTCATCGTCGTCGGGCTGATCGGCGAACGTAGCCGCGAGGTCAGCGATTTCGTCGAAACCAAATTGCCCCCCGAAGTCCGCAAGAAATCGGTGGTCGTCGCGGTTCCCGCCGACCACCCGCCCTTGCTCCGCCTGCGCGCCGCGATGCGCGCGACCGCGATCGCCGAAGCGTTCCGCGCCGAGGGCAAGAAGGTCTTGCTGCTGATCGACAGCCTGACCCGCGTCGCGCATGCGCAGCGCGAGATCGGACTGACGCTGGGCGAACCGCCGACGATGAAGGGTTATCCGCCGTCGGTCTTCGCGCTGATCCCCTCGCTGTGCGAACGCGCCGGCATCGACCGCGTCACCGGCGGCTCGGTTACCGCACTCTACACCGTGCTCGCCGATGGCGGCGACATCGACGACCCCGTCGTCGACAGCGCGCGCGCGATCGTCGACGGCCATATCATCCTGTCGCGCCAGCTCGCCGAACAGGGCGTCTATCCCGCGATCGACGTCGCGCGTTCGCTGTCGCGCACGATGGTCGATTCGGTCGATCCCGAGCATGCCGCTGCCGCCGCGCGCTTCCGCCAGCTGTGGTCGGTCTATGAAGAGAATCGCGATCTGATGCTGATGGGCGCCTATGTCGCCGGCGCCGATCCGGTGCTCGACACCGCCATTGCGCGCCACGCCGACCAGATCGCCTTCGTGTCGCAGCCTGCCAAGGCGCAGGTCGATTTTTCGAATTCCCGCCAAGCCCTGATTGAAGGATATTCCGCATGA